In Janthinobacterium sp. 67, a genomic segment contains:
- a CDS encoding substrate-binding domain-containing protein, which yields MNLKSLAIALGMSKTTVSRALNGYPEVNSRTREIVLAAAKKVGYRPNPLARSLAVGRTNVLGMIYPLLPSDLGDSVFLSVVNGMSDAVEASKMSLIIAPVSPQNEQPSYENMVRGRQVDGLVVGRTKVVDERIAYLTKVGFPFVANGRTRINAPYAYFDYDNDTGIDLAVSFLAAHGHQRIALLSAPLDLHFAYERKESFIRCMAQAGLPVDPAYLLDNTFDRRSGYQAMQQLLACSPRPTAVIVDNHLSGVGVVRALMDAGIEIGKEISVIVWGNVEDTLIGINVTTIDQPDLRRAGAKMVEMLQSLLAGSPPERLQEIWQPVLLPGATVGRCPE from the coding sequence ATGAATCTCAAGAGCCTCGCAATTGCCCTCGGCATGTCGAAAACGACAGTCAGCAGGGCGTTGAACGGCTATCCGGAAGTCAATTCCCGCACCCGTGAAATCGTCCTGGCCGCCGCCAAGAAAGTCGGCTACCGGCCCAATCCGCTCGCGCGCAGCCTGGCCGTCGGCCGCACCAATGTGCTCGGCATGATCTATCCGCTGCTGCCCAGCGACCTGGGCGACAGCGTCTTTCTTTCCGTGGTCAATGGCATGTCCGACGCCGTCGAAGCGTCGAAGATGAGCTTGATCATCGCTCCCGTGTCGCCGCAGAACGAACAGCCTTCGTATGAAAACATGGTGCGCGGACGCCAGGTCGATGGCCTGGTGGTGGGCCGCACCAAGGTGGTCGACGAGCGCATCGCCTACCTGACGAAAGTGGGTTTTCCCTTTGTGGCGAATGGCCGCACGCGCATCAATGCGCCGTATGCCTATTTTGACTACGACAACGACACGGGCATCGACCTGGCCGTGTCTTTCCTGGCGGCGCACGGCCACCAGCGCATCGCCTTGCTGAGCGCGCCGCTGGATCTGCATTTTGCGTATGAGCGCAAGGAAAGCTTTATCCGCTGTATGGCGCAAGCGGGCTTGCCGGTCGATCCCGCCTATCTGCTCGACAATACCTTTGATCGCCGCAGCGGCTACCAGGCGATGCAGCAATTGCTCGCCTGCTCGCCCCGTCCCACGGCCGTCATCGTCGACAACCATCTGTCCGGCGTGGGCGTGGTGCGCGCGCTGATGGATGCCGGCATCGAGATCGGCAAGGAAATCTCCGTCATCGTCTGGGGCAATGTGGAAGACACCCTGATCGGCATCAACGTCACCACCATCGACCAGCCCGACCTGCGCCGCGCCGGCGCCAAGATGGTCGAAATGCTGCAGTCCCTGCTGGCCGGCTCGCCGCCGGAACGGCTGCAGGAAATCTGGCAACCGGTGCTGTTGCCGGGAGCGACGGTGGGGCGCTGCCCTGAATAA